The Triticum aestivum cultivar Chinese Spring chromosome 7B, IWGSC CS RefSeq v2.1, whole genome shotgun sequence genome window below encodes:
- the LOC123160200 gene encoding RNA-binding protein 24-A produces MMTPQRSPAVMAGGGGGGGGGGGGGGTPALHYLSGPYGDTTYTKVFVGGLAWETRSEGLRAHFEAYGDILEAVVITDRATGRSKGYGFVTFRDPDSARMACMDPYPVIDGRRANCNLAILGRPGPAVPFGPIRPVMPYNGGAAVPGGMYVPSPTYQQSPYNYSQALVYPPYGPSTYGPEYLYPQNAYGPYVGQQYVPVYGGPRTVGPAVYPYGQFGQPVPSDHSYSPGYVPGHLLPLSNQNAANARASAVPQQYPPGAPHPQQQLLLPARVQQFPPNNVSEQMSG; encoded by the exons ATGATGACGCCGCAGCGGTCGCCGGCGGTGatggcggggggaggaggcggagggGGAGGTGGAGGCGGGGGTGGCGGGACGCCGGCGCTGCACTACCTGAGCGGGCCCTACGGGGACACCACGTACACCAAGGTGTTCGTGGGGGGGCTGGCGTGGGAGACGCGGAGCGAGGGCCTGCGCGCGCACTTCGAAGCCTACGGGGACATCCTCGAGGCCGTCGTCATCACCGACCGCGCCACCGGGAGGTCCAAGGGATACGGATTC GTGACCTTCCGGGATCCAGATTCGGCGAGGATGGCCTGCATGGATCCCTATCCAGTAATTGACGGGCGGCGTGCCAACTGTAATCTTGCCATCCTGGGGCGACCTGGACCAGCTGTGCCTTTTG GACCTATAAGGCCGGTCATGCCATACAATGGAGGTGCGGCGGTTCCAGGAGGCATGTATGTACCAAGCCCAACATATCAGCAATCCCCCTACAACTACTCGCAGGCTCTTGTGTACCCCCCTTATGG GCCATCAACATATGGACCCGAATACTTGTATCCACAG AATGCCTATGGTCCATATGTTGGACAACAGTATGTCCCGGTGTATGGTGGTCCCAGAACAGTAGGGCCAGCGGTTTACCCGTATGGGCAGTTCGGCCAACCTGTACCAAGTGATCATTCTTATTCACCTGGCTATGTGCCAGGTCACCTTCTCCCACTATCTAATCAAAATGCTGCAAATGCGCGTGCATCAGCGGTTCCGCAACAATATCCTCCAG GAGCTCCACACCCTCAGCAACAGCTCTTGCTCCCTGCTCGTGTGCAACAGTTCCCACCAAACAACGTCTCCGAACAAATGTCGGGATGA